In Beggiatoa leptomitoformis, the genomic window AAAACGTTTCCCCCGAAAATCATAGGTTTTCGACACACCTTGCCATACCCCTTCAATTTTTCGCTGCCCATCCGCTAAAGAAATAAATTTTTGTAAAAACTCAGGGTTACTATGCTGAATATCATCTAAATACAACATGATATTATTGCCCATTTCTAACGCCAGATTTAACTTTAACAACTCCTGTCGCGCGGTTGCACTGCGTGCTTCTGTCGGGTCAACAGAAACGACCTGATGTCCAATGGTTGGACAATTAATTTTCACAAAAATCAAGCCCAAGCGTTGGGCAATATATTCCAATAACGTTGTTTTGCCATAACCGGGTGGGGAAATTAACAACAGTAACCCCATCAAATCCGTGCGCTTTTGCTCACCAACCGTACCCAATTGTTTGGCAAAATTATCGCCAATCAATGGTAAATAAACCTCATTAATCAAACGATTGCGCACAAATGAAGTTAAAGGTTGTGGCTTTAACTCATGCAAGCGTAAATTTTTCCGTTCACGTTCAATCACTTGTTGGCGTAAGCGTCGAAAAGTTTTATATGCAGGTATTTCAACAGTGCAATGCTGTTGTAATCGCTCTAAAAAATCATCCAGTTGTACAACAAGATTTCTCTCCCGAATACGGGGATGTTGTCCCAATAAACCTGTTAAAATAACCTGTGTTTGCGCCGTATTTGCCTGCTGACTTAATCCTTCTGCTTGCGCTAATAAAATAGCCGTGATTTCTAACACCTGTTCTGTAGGCATAACGGTTGGCTGAAAAACACCTACTATCCAAGCATTTAATAAAGCACACTGTTTAACCAAATAACCACGTAAAGATTTTACATCAGCTTCAAATTCAACCCGCTGTTGACGTGTATCCAAGACTTTTAAAAATGTGGCTGCTTGTTGTAATGCTGCACCTGTTACGGTAAAACGCAAAGTTTCTTGTTTTAATTCTGCAATTAAATACTGCCCTGCCAGCGCAATATCTTTTTCTTCAAAAACAATATCTTGTTGCGATAAAAAATGATGAATAGCCTGATGCAACTCGGCGGCTAACGTATTCGTAAAAGTTTCCCAGCCTGTGCCGAATAAAGTTTGCAATTGCTGTAAACTTTTCGCGCTTCGTTCCCATAACACACACTGTTCACGATGTGGATAAAAACTCCAGAATAACTGTGCTAATGCGCGACAAGTAGGGCTAAAACGCAGTAAACCGACATTTTTCTGCAAATCATACAACTTCGCTAAAATAAGACTGGCATCAACATCATGCACACCGCGTTCATAGCCCTCTTCATAATGGTCTGTCGCATAACGGCGAATAGACGTCAATAAATTATCAGGTTCAAAAGAGGATGATAGTTGGTTTTCTCTTAATAATTGATACGCCAAATATTCCCCCCGATAAACACTTTCTGATTCAGAGATTAACGCCCGCTCCCAATAGGCTTGACTTGCATTTAACGTTGCATCTTCTAAGGGCTGAAAATAATCTGTTCCTGTTAAATGGACGACTAAACGCTTTTCCCCATCTTTTTCATGGGGGACAAGGGTTAAATCTAAAACTTGGGTATTAACACTAAAACGATGTTTTCCCAGTAAAATAACCGCGCCATTATCAACAAAAATATCTTGTTTATCGCGTAATTCTCGGACAGCTTGGTCACGGGCGGATTTTAAACGCGATTCAACATCCCCTGCTTTTACGCTATCGCCTAAATCATATAACTGCTTTATTAACTCACGGATTTTTAAAACCATTGCATCTGCTACAAAATAGGCATTTTGTTCATCGGCTGTTTGAAAACTAGCCGCACGGCGAATAACGCCTTGTAAAATCCGTTCTGCGGTTTGACTAAGATGTAAAGCACGGCGTTGACGTTCTTCAACTAAGGCTTGTTTACGGGCTTCAAAACTGGCATAAACTTCATCGCGCTTGTCTGCAATTTGACTTAAAAATTCCTCAAAATCACTAAAACGGCTATCTAAATCCTCTAACTGCACTAATAAACGGGTTAATTGTTCATCCGCTTTGTCGGGCGTGTCTGCTTGCGCCATTGCCCCCGCGACGTTTTGCGAAAAAAGTTTAAACTGCGCGGCAAAAGCAGCAACGGCTTCTGTTGAAGACAAACTTTTACGGTGTAACGTCAGTTCAGCCCGCACACGATTTAATTTAGCGTAAACATCAGAAATTTCTTCAATAATCTTTGTGCGAACATTGGGGTCTTCAATACTTAAATCATTTAAAACCGTATTCAATAACGCTAAACCAACCGCCGTGTTATCTAAAGATTCTTGTAATGGTTTTATTTCTAAGGTGTTTTTTAAGGTGGGAATTGTGGTTAAATAGCTTTCTAATGTTTGATGATAAGGTTGTAACGCACTGTCTTGTAATAAAAAAGTAACCGTTTTTTGACTTAACTGATTAAATCCTTCAATAACGCTTGCTTCTAAGTGATTTAGCCGTTCTACATCAACATAACGTACATCCCGCAAGCTAATCAAGCGTCCACGTTGTGTGCGTAATTCTGTTAGATATTTTACGTATTCTTCAATTGTTTGCCAGCGACTGGCTTGTTGAATAGCATTGATTAATGAATTTTGTAAATTTTCCGCATCATTAATAGACTTTTCTGCTTCGCGTTGTAGCGTTTGAACTTTTTCAAATTCTGCACGAATAAGATTTGTATTTGTTTGAATTTCTTTTAAAATAGCCAATAAATTGCCTACATCTGCATGTCCTAACCAATGATAAGCATCAATGGCTTTTTGCACATTCGTGAGCAGTTGTTCATAAATTGCCATATTGGGGCTTTGCTCATCAATCATGCGTTTAATGCTATAACTATCAGAAATACCACGAACTAATTCAGGATTACCAATTTTACCAATAAATGAGCCATCTTTCGGCACTTGAGCAGCATATTCATCGCTCATATAGGGTGTTTGCCAGATTTGCATGGGATGCACGCGCACAGGGGTATTATCATCCGCGCGGAACACGACCATTCGACCATCTTTAAAAATAGAATAGCCATGACAAATAATTGGATTTTGTACTTCTTTACGAATTAAGTTATAGGAAAATAGGACTAATTTACCAATTTCTGCTTGATGAAAGATAAATAATACATCTTCTCCATTTGGGGAGCGAATCATACGCTTATAGCGCATATTGCTTAAATCATCCCCTTCAAACAACTTACTTTCCCCATTTTTTAAATAATATCCGCCCGGAAAAATAATGCCGTGGTCTTCAGGTAGCTGTACACAGGCTTGTCCTATCGCGTCAATTCGCATTACTTTTTGTGTTAATTTGTTAAAAACCAAGTAACGGAACTTTTCTTCTCGATAAGGGCGCATTTTTAATAAAATGAGTTCGCCTAGTTTAGCAAAATAAATTTGTGCATCAGCGAGTGATTGATTGACATCATCAACAGGCTCGTTGTAAATCCCTAAGCCATCTTCGGTGTTGTTTTCTACTTTAACGGTGAGTGTTCCTCCAACCGTTTCAACAAAAATTTCATCTAAAATAGAAACATGTGGGTGTCGTCCCATGATATGACTTTCGCGGCTGGTCATGCGCCAATCGAAATCATGGGAAGCAGGATAGATATTATCGCGTTCGCCACGATTGTCGATATAGCTAACATTGCCATCAGCATCGACTGACCAGCGAAAAACTTTTGCATCTTGCAAGGTTTTACCTACTTGAAAAACAGCGAGTTTTTTGCCTTGTGCATTGCGTAATTGGCTGAGTTTGGCTTCTTTGTAATAGCGATAGAGTTCTTGAAAATCGTTGGTAAAACGGTTATCCGATAAAAGGCAGTTTTCAAGCGGGAGGGGAGCGAATTCGTAACCGTCAGCGGTTTCTTCTATGCTGTGCAGGCTGAAAACGTCGCTTACTTTGGTTTCTGATTTTAATCCCATGAAAACATTGTAACCAAACAATAAGTGGTTGCCCATGTTGAGAATATCGCGCGGGACGCAGTTATTCTCGGTGCGCACTCGTGTTTGACCGATGATGCTCATTTGGGTACTGCCGAAAACGTCGATACGCCGTTGATTGAGTGCGTTTAATTTTGTCCCTAGTAATTCGCCTTGTTGGTTTAAGCGTTGACGGATAATTTCATACGCGCCGCCTGTTTCAAGGTTTGTGTTATCTGTTATGGTGTTATTTGTCATCAGAACCCCCTTCCGTGCTGTTTATCGACAATAGTGGCTTGTAGAACTTATTTTAAATCTTTTAAAAAGAAGCCGTCGGTATAGTTATTTGTCTAATAAAACACAGATTACGTTTTTTTAGTTAGCATTTTCAAAATGATGTTTAGTATTTTTGAGGAGAAAGCGTAAGCTGGGTTTCATCTCTGATTTTAGGGTAACGTTTTTTTGGTTTGTTCCTGAGCAGTTTAGGGTGAACGCGGGTATTTAATAATTTGTAACTGGGTTATTAGTTTATTGATGATACTCGTAGCCCGTGATAATTTGTAATATATGCAATTAATTGGATAATAATATTGTTTATTTATTACATTTTACACAAGATTCTAAGTGGGTTCTATAGAGGGTGCTAGACAATAATTTACTTATTATTCTAAGTATTAGTATGGTTTGGAGTGTATTAGGTGATTTTGGAGCGAAACGTAAAGGGGTGTCGTAAAAATCAGACGGAAATTAATAATACGGGTTACAGGCTTGTTTTTATAAGGCGAGCGTGCTATCAGTGCATTAAATAAAGCCGTTTTGTCTATTTCACCGCGTGCGTTTTTTCTACAAATTAGCTTATGTATTTGTGAAAGTAACGACAATAGTCGTGTCGAAACCAACTTTTAAAGCGTCAAAATTGGGATTAGTTGAGGCATTAACCGAGTGCTTAAACGCCCAACGTGAAGCGGTAATAATTTGGCTTGTTGGGATATTAATATCGGCTATTGTGGGTGTATCAGGTAGTAATTGAGGGGTGATATTAACAACAATTTCACTTGTGCCATTGCCACTGATTACTGTTTGAATACCAGTTTTTACGCTAACGCTTGCGCCAACGGTATCATTGGGCGATTGCCAAGTAAGCACGCCTTTATAACCAGTGGGGGGAATGCCCGCTTGTGTAACGGTAAATCCAATATCTAAGATGTTGGCGTTTTGTAATGCGGTATAGGTTAAATTTCCAGTTCCATCATCATAATCGGGTGTGATTGTAATCGGATAACCGTTTTTAGTGGTTAGTGTGAAACTTGAGCCATTCAATCCACCAATATCAAAAGCGTCAGTAATTGCCGTTGTGGACAACATACTAGTGCGTAATGTCTGAATACTAAAAACATTAGGAATTGATACAGGTACACCGTTTAATTTCATTAAAAAATAGTCAGAATTAACACCGCCATTACGCCCGCCAATAACCGCAACGGTAGTAATCTGTTTCGTTCCAACTTCAGGCGTATATCTTAATGTACCTGTACCTTGCGCGTTATTGCGTAGCGCGACAATATTAATGCCGTTAAATGGCGTAATTAAGTTCATTTTTTACCCTTCATTATGTGTTTGAAAGGGTATTTTTTAACATTTTTTTTATATAAAAATCTGTAATCAAAATCAGTGGGTTATATTGGTAGCTTCCCGTTATCTGTTTGATTTTAAACGTTAAAAATAATTTAAATTACGACAAGGTGTAATCAATGTGAATAACATAAAAATTAATAGCTAGTTTTGTGCTGTTTTTGGTGTTGCTAAGGCATCTAATAAGGTTAAACAATCATTTTTATCCGCGCATTTTTCTATTACTTGTTTACATTCTCTTAAGCCAATATCACGTCCCATATTAAAGCCGTTCTGATAAATAGAGCCTTGTCCTGAGCGTTTATTAGCTGATGAGCAAGCACATCCTTCACCTTTTTTGCACTCGTAATTCAACGGAATACAAGCGGCTCCACAAGGCTTGCTCTCAGGTGTGCAATAACGACAACAAAATTCATCAGCGGCAAATACGGCTTGAGACAGCATGATTAACAGTAGGGTTATTTTTTTCATGCAGTTTTACTCTCTTTTATCAGTTGATTGAGTTGGTTTATTTGTTCTCTCATCTCTGTGTAACGTTTCTCATCTTGAATGAGTGAAAAAATTTTCCCTTGTTGCCCTTCATCTAAATCAGCAATCAGTTTCATGATTGCCTGCATTTTTGGTGATGTATTCGCAATTGCGAATTCTTCCCCGTTCAATAACCAGTCAAGCGAGACTTTTTCACGTCTAGCAATATCAACACAAATCTTGTAAGGAATTGTGTCTCTTGCTTTCCATGTTGCTATTGTACTTGTACTTACTTCTAATTTTCGTGCTAGGTCAGCGTCATGTTTAGCCTGTAATACAGTTGCTAATCGGTTTAATACATCTATGGCTTCGCTCATATTTTCACCTAAAAAATATTTGCAAATTGCGTTTACATATTCGCAAAATGCGAGTATTCTGTAACTGTAATCAATCACGATTACACACAAAACTATAGGATACAGAAATGAATAACACTGCACAAACCACACCCTATTCTTGGGAAGAAATTGTTAGAAATAGCGAGATTCGACGCGCGCGTGTCGATATAGCACTGCAATGTATTAGAGAACAGGAACAGGAAGATATTCAAGAATCGGATAAGAAATGACCTATTCAACAGATTGCCGTAAAAAAGTATTGCTCGTTACCAAGTTTCACTTGGTAATGCCTATTTGCCAAGCGCTGCTTGGCGGGTACTTGAACGCCACACGCTTAAGTCCGCTTGTACTCGGCAAGCGGAGCTTGGTAACGAGCAAATTGTTCTATTGATGCGCTCTTTTTACGGATATTCTGTTTAATCTTTTTATAGTACTGTTGCTATATCTAAATAACACAGCATTACTTGCTATCAATGCTATGCAAACATGGCAACACACACAGGGTATTAAGGCAATACATGTGTTTACAAAGAATACGGGGGAACGATTTGGCGACATAGACCGCGCTTTTAACACAGCAACAAAAAAAGCGGGCATTGAAGATTTTCACATCCATGATTTACGTCATACATGTGCGAGCTGGTTGGCACAACGTGGCGTATCAATGGTAGAAATTGCACATCTTTTAGGGCATTCGGATATAAAATTAACACATAAAAGATATGTGCATTTACAAATAATATACCGACGCTTACATTAGACAATTAGCACGTTTTTAACACGGTCAAGACGTATATATCTATATGTAAAATAATAAATAAAATGAATATTAAGAATTACCGATTCATCACGTTTTTGACACGTTTTTAGATAGGGGGGTTGTAAGTGGTGGGCGATACTGGGATTGAACCAGTGACCCCTGCCGTGTGAAATCTTCAAGTTCTTCTTTGATACTTCTTTAAATAGATATATAATGTAATTACAATGTACTTATCTTACCGTATTGGTGATATAAATGGCAACTATTTTACAAACTAGCTTGGTTAAAATAGGTAATTCCCGTGGGGTGCGCATTCCTAAGTCCTCATTGCAACAATTGGGAATTATTGATGGTAAAATTGAAATGGAACTCACTGATAATGAATTGATTATCCGTCCATTACGTGTAGCACGGCAAGGTTGGGATGTGCAGTTTCAAAAGATGGCAAACAATGGCGATGATACATTATTAGATGAATCAGGATTAACAACTGAATGGGATAGCGAATGGCAGTGGTAAATGTTAAGCGGTTTGATATTTTTTTAGTGAATCTTGATCCAACTGTGGGGGCAGAAATTCAAAAAACGCGTCCTTGTTTGATTATTTCTCCTGATGAGATGAATCAATCTATTTCAACTGTTATTATCGCTCCCATGACTACAGTTACTCGAGTTGGTTATCCTACCCGTGTTGATTGTTCTTTTAATGGAAAAAGTGGGCAGATAGTGTTGGACCAAATACGCACAGTCGATAAAAAACGGTTGGTTAAACAGTTGGGATGTATTCAAAAAGCAGAACAGCAAGTAGTCATTGATGTTTTGCAATCGCTTTTTGCGTTATAAGTCCAAGTGCTTTTTTGGAAACCTAAGATAATTTTTATTTTCCCGTCCCACAAAATATGCATTTGCAAATAGATAAAAAAAAGCCACCTACATCTATTTTGGACAAAAGTACGTTTTTAGAGATAGATGTTTGTAAGTGGTGGGCGATACTGGGATTGAACCAGTGACCCCTGCCGTGTGAAGGCAGTGCTCTACCGCTGAGCTAATCGCCCTTTTAGAAAGAGTGGGAGATATTATAGTTAAATTTAGATTGCGTCAAGTAGTTGTCGGTGGACTTTTGGTATTTTAAAACGCGGAAGTGTCTCTTATTGCGCGCTTGTATTATTAAAATATTCCCATGTTGGGACACGGGAATAGGTAATATTTGTGTTGTTTAAGATGGTTACGGATTAATCCGTTTGGGGATTATTCCCATTCTAGTTGTAAACTGGGCATTAGCCTTTTTAAGTTATTCAGCGATTTATCTTGCCATTCAACATCTTCAGACCCTAACACGCTCATGTTAATAGTTTCTATTTTACGAATTTTTAGTACAAATTTAGAAATCATATTGATGCCTGAGCTGTTTAGCAGTTCTAATTGACGGAGGTCTAATTTAATATGAGGCGGGTTTTTGTCGGCGATACCATTTAATAAGTCTGTGATGGGCGCGTATTCTGTCATGCCATTCAGTTGCAAAAATCCCTGAAAGGTAACAGTTGATAAACTTTCATCATACATGACTTTGTAATCTTCTGTTTCTATGTTCACTGTTCCTAAGCTCCTACACAAAATGCAACTAAACAATTAATTGAACCATTGTTGTTACCATCGTTTCTTCAGGTTCTATCTGTATTGTATCGAATCGCCATGCGACACTTGCGCCGTAGTCATTCATCATGGTGAGTAATCCTAAACCTGAGGAGCTTCCTTCTTCGTCTTCCATATTTTTTTCTACTTGTTGAATATAGAGTTCTTGAGGATCGCTGTTTCTGAGTTCTTCAATAAAACGATAGAATTTGTCGGTTGTTCCCGGTACTACGCTGTTTGTAACATAAAAGATTATGCGGTCTGAATGCAACTGGAGATGAATGCTAACAGGAAGATGTGAGCCTTCAATGCTAAATTTCATCGCATTTTCTAGCAGTTCGTTGGCAATGTAGGTTACTGCGCCTTTAATTTTTTTTCGCCGTTTTATGCTGCTTGGGTTTGCATCATCAATGGGGAAAAAGGTGGTGAGGTAGTCACCTAGAAAGCTTGCGGATAAGCCGTTGTTGCGCCAGCGTTGACGTAGGGGAACGGAGCTAGGAGAGAAACCCAGTTCTAAATATTCGCGGTCAGCCGTCGGTTCAAAGGTGAAGTCGCCAAATATTCGGTAGGCTTTGCTGGGGGCATGTAGAATAGGTAGTTGT contains:
- a CDS encoding DNA repair ATPase, with amino-acid sequence MTNNTITDNTNLETGGAYEIIRQRLNQQGELLGTKLNALNQRRIDVFGSTQMSIIGQTRVRTENNCVPRDILNMGNHLLFGYNVFMGLKSETKVSDVFSLHSIEETADGYEFAPLPLENCLLSDNRFTNDFQELYRYYKEAKLSQLRNAQGKKLAVFQVGKTLQDAKVFRWSVDADGNVSYIDNRGERDNIYPASHDFDWRMTSRESHIMGRHPHVSILDEIFVETVGGTLTVKVENNTEDGLGIYNEPVDDVNQSLADAQIYFAKLGELILLKMRPYREEKFRYLVFNKLTQKVMRIDAIGQACVQLPEDHGIIFPGGYYLKNGESKLFEGDDLSNMRYKRMIRSPNGEDVLFIFHQAEIGKLVLFSYNLIRKEVQNPIICHGYSIFKDGRMVVFRADDNTPVRVHPMQIWQTPYMSDEYAAQVPKDGSFIGKIGNPELVRGISDSYSIKRMIDEQSPNMAIYEQLLTNVQKAIDAYHWLGHADVGNLLAILKEIQTNTNLIRAEFEKVQTLQREAEKSINDAENLQNSLINAIQQASRWQTIEEYVKYLTELRTQRGRLISLRDVRYVDVERLNHLEASVIEGFNQLSQKTVTFLLQDSALQPYHQTLESYLTTIPTLKNTLEIKPLQESLDNTAVGLALLNTVLNDLSIEDPNVRTKIIEEISDVYAKLNRVRAELTLHRKSLSSTEAVAAFAAQFKLFSQNVAGAMAQADTPDKADEQLTRLLVQLEDLDSRFSDFEEFLSQIADKRDEVYASFEARKQALVEERQRRALHLSQTAERILQGVIRRAASFQTADEQNAYFVADAMVLKIRELIKQLYDLGDSVKAGDVESRLKSARDQAVRELRDKQDIFVDNGAVILLGKHRFSVNTQVLDLTLVPHEKDGEKRLVVHLTGTDYFQPLEDATLNASQAYWERALISESESVYRGEYLAYQLLRENQLSSSFEPDNLLTSIRRYATDHYEEGYERGVHDVDASLILAKLYDLQKNVGLLRFSPTCRALAQLFWSFYPHREQCVLWERSAKSLQQLQTLFGTGWETFTNTLAAELHQAIHHFLSQQDIVFEEKDIALAGQYLIAELKQETLRFTVTGAALQQAATFLKVLDTRQQRVEFEADVKSLRGYLVKQCALLNAWIVGVFQPTVMPTEQVLEITAILLAQAEGLSQQANTAQTQVILTGLLGQHPRIRERNLVVQLDDFLERLQQHCTVEIPAYKTFRRLRQQVIERERKNLRLHELKPQPLTSFVRNRLINEVYLPLIGDNFAKQLGTVGEQKRTDLMGLLLLISPPGYGKTTLLEYIAQRLGLIFVKINCPTIGHQVVSVDPTEARSATARQELLKLNLALEMGNNIMLYLDDIQHSNPEFLQKFISLADGQRKIEGVWQGVSKTYDFRGKRFCIAMAGNPYTESGETFKIPDMLANRADIYNLGDVLGGKEALFALSYLENCLTSNAVLAPLANREREDLYRLVRLAQGETVNASEFIHAYSATELREMTDIFHKLFQVQTVLLKVNQQYIASAAQQEAYRTEPPFKLQGSYRNMNKLAEKVVAVMNATELQNLITDHYQGEAQTLTTGAEENLLKLAELRDCLSPEQQARWEQIKSTYHRLKTSSDPDADPAIQVVSQLANLATQLENIRLTMLKAVQTQAVQQDRLTKIIPPAASPFAPEQVIQVLNYLSALPKLLQALNTEKPVSPVVPTAQIEQLVKHLSVLPALSKALGDAKVDVNVVNQLPQGMEVVLQQLVDMVEATLMPLVRGFERKSRLDLVIWNRLKDVSETLREIYPEAFKKARAQKHTPFLGNEE
- a CDS encoding helix-turn-helix domain-containing protein — encoded protein: MSEAIDVLNRLATVLQAKHDADLARKLEVSTSTIATWKARDTIPYKICVDIARREKVSLDWLLNGEEFAIANTSPKMQAIMKLIADLDEGQQGKIFSLIQDEKRYTEMREQINQLNQLIKESKTA
- a CDS encoding site-specific integrase codes for the protein MQTWQHTQGIKAIHVFTKNTGERFGDIDRAFNTATKKAGIEDFHIHDLRHTCASWLAQRGVSMVEIAHLLGHSDIKLTHKRYVHLQIIYRRLH
- a CDS encoding AbrB/MazE/SpoVT family DNA-binding domain-containing protein, whose product is MATILQTSLVKIGNSRGVRIPKSSLQQLGIIDGKIEMELTDNELIIRPLRVARQGWDVQFQKMANNGDDTLLDESGLTTEWDSEWQW
- a CDS encoding type II toxin-antitoxin system PemK/MazF family toxin produces the protein MAVVNVKRFDIFLVNLDPTVGAEIQKTRPCLIISPDEMNQSISTVIIAPMTTVTRVGYPTRVDCSFNGKSGQIVLDQIRTVDKKRLVKQLGCIQKAEQQVVIDVLQSLFAL
- a CDS encoding slr1659 superfamily regulator; its protein translation is MNIETEDYKVMYDESLSTVTFQGFLQLNGMTEYAPITDLLNGIADKNPPHIKLDLRQLELLNSSGINMISKFVLKIRKIETINMSVLGSEDVEWQDKSLNNLKRLMPSLQLEWE
- a CDS encoding slr1658 superfamily regulator; its protein translation is MPFTIKYPTLVIRQLYHQMMIDSATQRGGKGKLVKNKNDDLTERLNKHPELKTQFLDILNLIENKMSSDTLLDDAIHSALTLMQHTLREEYSLRMVDSMTSDEQLPILHAPSKAYRIFGDFTFEPTADREYLELGFSPSSVPLRQRWRNNGLSASFLGDYLTTFFPIDDANPSSIKRRKKIKGAVTYIANELLENAMKFSIEGSHLPVSIHLQLHSDRIIFYVTNSVVPGTTDKFYRFIEELRNSDPQELYIQQVEKNMEDEEGSSSGLGLLTMMNDYGASVAWRFDTIQIEPEETMVTTMVQLIV